One genomic segment of Epinephelus fuscoguttatus linkage group LG19, E.fuscoguttatus.final_Chr_v1 includes these proteins:
- the zc3h7a gene encoding zinc finger CCCH domain-containing protein 7A isoform X2, with translation MSGACQDRRSRWQEIQKGLQFIQSTLPFPGSQDQYEVFIKDLVWNLFGEGNDVFKEGDWTKSIEMYTEALSIAEYADSEDICVPTGLLEKLYANRAASYLNIVPGLYDQALEDCEKALQLNEGNHKALYRKAKSLKEMGRHQEAYEAVAKCSLAVPQDTSVTQLTQDLAKILGLKIRKAYVRSKPALNVLRGSSYQDSQGEKFSHGSSSVEDIEIEVPQLTQDSSILAPVPAPIQAPAAVHPPLNETVVDELPPTNSISSVTLSEPPGFESVSLPVSVPMPVSVPTSVPLPVPSFVNGCRTSKPCTILETSRDFDADIIGDDLDDLLDQAGPESAMVIPTVKGPLPLPTSIASGSSLSSPFLMPSHINPFPFSGAQQCTVTLPPLYHKSGSSAYFGMDTFDALPPPLDSLDSLSITDYKTDYAPSPFIPQLNNNNTPMGMAVGMPEVKGLPAAVDLAKNPLAETHEFKQACSVCYVKTGPGVLDYTLHTEEHKCKKDALLGRIKHSPDKTWKLIRPRPTKTQYVGPYYICKEVAVGKECLYPGHCTFAYCQEEIDVWTLERKGFISRELLFDPYGPNSNVRLTVPKILQEHHGIFMFLCGVCFDHKPRIISKTNKDDPLLCSHPVTKHDFEDHKCLVHILKENTVRYSKIRPLSHQCQLDLCRHEVRYGCVREDDCFYAHSLIELKVWMMQHELGITHESIVQEAKKFWNATASLQGAQLSNAQRRFGPPNLKMMFVCGQCWRNGQLSEADKNKKYCSAKARHTWAKDRRVVLVSSHERKKWTTVRPLPTKKPIPSQFEICMHVTAGKKCQYIGNCTFAHSVEERDLWTYMKENNIPDMDQLYEQWLQSQKPGWGDETSSNSVRENGKQIHMPTDYAEEVAGNHCWLCGKNCNSEKQWQQHITSEKHKDRVFNSEDDQNCWQYRFPTGTFKVCERYLKGTCTEDDLCKLAHGEQELKEWMERREFLLMKLAKARKDHLIAPNDNDFGKYSFLLKDII, from the exons ATGTCCGGAGCGTGTCAGGACAGAAGGAGTCGCTGGCAGGAGATTCAAAAAGGCCTGCAGTTCATCCA atcaACCCTTCCATTTCCTGGAAGTCAAGATCAGTATGAG GTGTTCATTAAGGATCTCGTGTGGAATCTTTTTGGAGAAGGAAACGATGtatttaaagagggagactggACAAAATCCATCGAGATGTACACCGAAGCCTTGAGTATAGCAGAGTATGCTGACTCAGAAGACATCTGTGTTCCAACAGGTTTACTGGAAAAGCTGTATGCAAATCGAGCTGCTTCATACCTAAATATTGTTCCG ggaCTGTACGACCAAGCATTAGAAGACTGTGAAAAGGCTCTCCAGTTGAATGAGGGGAACCACAAAGCTCTGTATAGAAAAGCAAAATCCTTGAAGGAGATGGGGAGACATCAAGAGGCCTATGAGGCTGTTGCCAAATGCTCTCTAGCAGTGCCTCAG GATACAAGTGTCACACAGCTGACTCAGGACCTTGCCAAAATTTTGGGATTGAAAATCCGTAAAGCTTATGTAAGGAGTAAG CCTGCCTTGAATGTTTTGCGAGGATCAAGTTATCAAGATTCACAAGGTGAAAAG TTTTCCCATGGCTCGTCTTCAGTTGAAGATATAGAAATTG AAGTGCCTCAGCTAACCCAGGATAGCAGCATTTTGGCTCCAGTCCCAGCTCCAATCCAAGCTCCAGCAGCAGTGCACCCGCCTCTGAATGAAACAGTAGTGGATGAACTTCCTCCTACCAACAGTATCTCATCAGTAACCCTGTCGGAACCGCCAGGCTTTGAGTCCGTTTCCCTGCCGGTGTCTGTTCCCATGCCTGTGTCTGTCCCCACGTCAGTCCCTCTTCCCGTGCCCTCATTTGTAAATGGATGCAGAACCAGTAAGCCTTGCACGATTCTCGAAACCAGTCGAGATTTTGACGCGGACATCATTGGGGACGACCTAGATGATCTACTGGACCAAGCTGGCCCTGAATCAGCCATG GTTATACCCACAGTGAAGGGTCCTCTTCCTTTGCCAACCAGTATTGCCTCGGGCAGTTCCTTGTCGAGTCCATTCCTGATGCCATCTCACATCAACCCATTTCCCTTCAGCGGTGCCCAGCAGTGCACCGTTACTCTGCCTCCACTGTATCACAAGTCGGGGTCAAGTGCGTATTTTGGTATGGACACTTTTGACGCCCTGCCCCCACCACTCGACTCTCTGGATAGTCTGAGCATAACGGACTATAAAACAG ATTATGCGCCGAGTCCATTCATTCCACAG CTGAACAATAACAACACACCAATGGGAATGGCTGTGGGTATGCCTGAAGTGAAGGGtcttcctgctgctgtggatTTAGCAAAGAACCCCTTAGCTGAAACACATGAATTCAAACAAGCCTGCTCAGTCTGCTATGTCAAAACTG GGCCCGGTGTGTTGGATTACACACTTCATACAGAAGAGCATAAATGCAAAAAGGATGCTTTACTCGGCAGAATCAAACATTCGCCGGACAAAACATGGAAGCTCATACGGCCCAGACCGACAAAAACACAATACGTTGGACCATATTACATATGCAAAG AGGTGGCTGTTGGAAAAGAGTGCCTGTACCCTGGCCACTGCACATTTGCATACTGCCAGGAAGAGATTGATGTTTGGACTCTGGAGCGGAAAGGGTTTATCTCCAGAGAGCTCCTCTTCGATCCTTATGGGCCCAACTCCAACGTCAGGTTGACGGTCCCCAAGATCTTACAGGAGCATCATGGGATATTCATGTTTCTCTGTGGA GTGTGCTTTGACCATAAACCCAGAATAATCAGCAAAACCAACAAAGATGACCCCTTGCTTTGCTCTCATCCGGTGACAAAGCACGACTTTGAGGATCATAA gTGCCTGGTCCACATTTTGAAGGAGAATACGGTCCGCTATTCCAAAATCAGACCCTTGAGTCATCAGTGCCAGCTGGATCTTTGTCGCCATGAAGTCCGCTATGGCTGCGTCAGAGAGGACGACTGCTTCTACGCTCACAGCCTCATCGAGCTGAAGGTCTGGATGATGCAGCATGAGCTCG GTATCACTCATGAAAGTATTGTCCAAGAGGCAAAGAAGTTTTGGAATGCAACAGCTTCGTTGCAGGGAGCCCAG CTTTCCAACGCTCAGAGAAGATTCGGGCCTCCAAATCTGAAGatgatgtttgtttgtggcCAGTGCTGGAGAAATGGCCAACTAAGCGAagctgacaaaaacaagaagTATTGCTCAGCCAAGGCGAGACACAC GTGGGCAAAAGACAGGCGGGTGGTGCTTGTAAGTTCCCATGAAAGGAAAAAGTGGACAACAGTAAGACCACTTCCAACCAAAAAACCCATCCCATCTCAATTCGAG ATTTGCATGCATGTGACAGCCGGCAAGAAGTGTCAGTACATTGGCAATTGCACGTTTGCTCACAGTGTGGAAGAAAGAGACCTTTGGACCTACatgaaggaaaacaaca TTCCAGATATGGATCAGCTTTATGAGCAGTGGCTGCAGTCTCAGAAGCCTGGCTGGGGTGACGAGACCTCCAGTAACTCTGTCAGGGAGAATGGCAAACAGATCCACATGCCAACAGACTATGCTGAAGAAGTG GCTGGCAATCACTGTTGGCTGTGTGGGAAAAACTGCAACAGTGAgaagcagtggcagcagcatatcacttcagaaaaacacaaagacagagttTTCAACTCTGAGGACGATCAGAACTGCTGGCAGTATCGGTTTCCCACGGGCACTTTCAAAGTTTGTGAGAG GTACCTCAAAGGCACATGCACAGAGGATGACTTGTGTAAGCTGGCACACGGGGAGCAGGAACTAAAAGAGTGGATGGAGCGCAGGGAATTCCTTTTGATGAAACTTGCCAAAGCCAGAAAAGACCATCTTATAGCACCAAATGACAATGACTTTGGAAAATACAGTTTTCTGCTTAAAGACATTATATAA
- the zc3h7a gene encoding zinc finger CCCH domain-containing protein 7A isoform X1, with product MSGACQDRRSRWQEIQKGLQFIQSTLPFPGSQDQYEVFIKDLVWNLFGEGNDVFKEGDWTKSIEMYTEALSIAEYADSEDICVPTGLLEKLYANRAASYLNIVPGLYDQALEDCEKALQLNEGNHKALYRKAKSLKEMGRHQEAYEAVAKCSLAVPQDTSVTQLTQDLAKILGLKIRKAYVRSKPALNVLRGSSYQDSQGEKFSHGSSSVEDIEIEVPQLTQDSSILAPVPAPIQAPAAVHPPLNETVVDELPPTNSISSVTLSEPPGFESVSLPVSVPMPVSVPTSVPLPVPSFVNGCRTSKPCTILETSRDFDADIIGDDLDDLLDQAGPESAMVIPTVKGPLPLPTSIASGSSLSSPFLMPSHINPFPFSGAQQCTVTLPPLYHKSGSSAYFGMDTFDALPPPLDSLDSLSITDYKTDYAPSPFIPQLNNNNTPMGMAVGMPEVKGLPAAVDLAKNPLAETHEFKQACSVCYVKTGPGVLDYTLHTEEHKCKKDALLGRIKHSPDKTWKLIRPRPTKTQYVGPYYICKEVAVGKECLYPGHCTFAYCQEEIDVWTLERKGFISRELLFDPYGPNSNVRLTVPKILQEHHGIFMFLCGVCFDHKPRIISKTNKDDPLLCSHPVTKHDFEDHKCLVHILKENTVRYSKIRPLSHQCQLDLCRHEVRYGCVREDDCFYAHSLIELKVWMMQHELGITHESIVQEAKKFWNATASLQGAQQLSNAQRRFGPPNLKMMFVCGQCWRNGQLSEADKNKKYCSAKARHTWAKDRRVVLVSSHERKKWTTVRPLPTKKPIPSQFEICMHVTAGKKCQYIGNCTFAHSVEERDLWTYMKENNIPDMDQLYEQWLQSQKPGWGDETSSNSVRENGKQIHMPTDYAEEVAGNHCWLCGKNCNSEKQWQQHITSEKHKDRVFNSEDDQNCWQYRFPTGTFKVCERYLKGTCTEDDLCKLAHGEQELKEWMERREFLLMKLAKARKDHLIAPNDNDFGKYSFLLKDII from the exons ATGTCCGGAGCGTGTCAGGACAGAAGGAGTCGCTGGCAGGAGATTCAAAAAGGCCTGCAGTTCATCCA atcaACCCTTCCATTTCCTGGAAGTCAAGATCAGTATGAG GTGTTCATTAAGGATCTCGTGTGGAATCTTTTTGGAGAAGGAAACGATGtatttaaagagggagactggACAAAATCCATCGAGATGTACACCGAAGCCTTGAGTATAGCAGAGTATGCTGACTCAGAAGACATCTGTGTTCCAACAGGTTTACTGGAAAAGCTGTATGCAAATCGAGCTGCTTCATACCTAAATATTGTTCCG ggaCTGTACGACCAAGCATTAGAAGACTGTGAAAAGGCTCTCCAGTTGAATGAGGGGAACCACAAAGCTCTGTATAGAAAAGCAAAATCCTTGAAGGAGATGGGGAGACATCAAGAGGCCTATGAGGCTGTTGCCAAATGCTCTCTAGCAGTGCCTCAG GATACAAGTGTCACACAGCTGACTCAGGACCTTGCCAAAATTTTGGGATTGAAAATCCGTAAAGCTTATGTAAGGAGTAAG CCTGCCTTGAATGTTTTGCGAGGATCAAGTTATCAAGATTCACAAGGTGAAAAG TTTTCCCATGGCTCGTCTTCAGTTGAAGATATAGAAATTG AAGTGCCTCAGCTAACCCAGGATAGCAGCATTTTGGCTCCAGTCCCAGCTCCAATCCAAGCTCCAGCAGCAGTGCACCCGCCTCTGAATGAAACAGTAGTGGATGAACTTCCTCCTACCAACAGTATCTCATCAGTAACCCTGTCGGAACCGCCAGGCTTTGAGTCCGTTTCCCTGCCGGTGTCTGTTCCCATGCCTGTGTCTGTCCCCACGTCAGTCCCTCTTCCCGTGCCCTCATTTGTAAATGGATGCAGAACCAGTAAGCCTTGCACGATTCTCGAAACCAGTCGAGATTTTGACGCGGACATCATTGGGGACGACCTAGATGATCTACTGGACCAAGCTGGCCCTGAATCAGCCATG GTTATACCCACAGTGAAGGGTCCTCTTCCTTTGCCAACCAGTATTGCCTCGGGCAGTTCCTTGTCGAGTCCATTCCTGATGCCATCTCACATCAACCCATTTCCCTTCAGCGGTGCCCAGCAGTGCACCGTTACTCTGCCTCCACTGTATCACAAGTCGGGGTCAAGTGCGTATTTTGGTATGGACACTTTTGACGCCCTGCCCCCACCACTCGACTCTCTGGATAGTCTGAGCATAACGGACTATAAAACAG ATTATGCGCCGAGTCCATTCATTCCACAG CTGAACAATAACAACACACCAATGGGAATGGCTGTGGGTATGCCTGAAGTGAAGGGtcttcctgctgctgtggatTTAGCAAAGAACCCCTTAGCTGAAACACATGAATTCAAACAAGCCTGCTCAGTCTGCTATGTCAAAACTG GGCCCGGTGTGTTGGATTACACACTTCATACAGAAGAGCATAAATGCAAAAAGGATGCTTTACTCGGCAGAATCAAACATTCGCCGGACAAAACATGGAAGCTCATACGGCCCAGACCGACAAAAACACAATACGTTGGACCATATTACATATGCAAAG AGGTGGCTGTTGGAAAAGAGTGCCTGTACCCTGGCCACTGCACATTTGCATACTGCCAGGAAGAGATTGATGTTTGGACTCTGGAGCGGAAAGGGTTTATCTCCAGAGAGCTCCTCTTCGATCCTTATGGGCCCAACTCCAACGTCAGGTTGACGGTCCCCAAGATCTTACAGGAGCATCATGGGATATTCATGTTTCTCTGTGGA GTGTGCTTTGACCATAAACCCAGAATAATCAGCAAAACCAACAAAGATGACCCCTTGCTTTGCTCTCATCCGGTGACAAAGCACGACTTTGAGGATCATAA gTGCCTGGTCCACATTTTGAAGGAGAATACGGTCCGCTATTCCAAAATCAGACCCTTGAGTCATCAGTGCCAGCTGGATCTTTGTCGCCATGAAGTCCGCTATGGCTGCGTCAGAGAGGACGACTGCTTCTACGCTCACAGCCTCATCGAGCTGAAGGTCTGGATGATGCAGCATGAGCTCG GTATCACTCATGAAAGTATTGTCCAAGAGGCAAAGAAGTTTTGGAATGCAACAGCTTCGTTGCAGGGAGCCCAG CAGCTTTCCAACGCTCAGAGAAGATTCGGGCCTCCAAATCTGAAGatgatgtttgtttgtggcCAGTGCTGGAGAAATGGCCAACTAAGCGAagctgacaaaaacaagaagTATTGCTCAGCCAAGGCGAGACACAC GTGGGCAAAAGACAGGCGGGTGGTGCTTGTAAGTTCCCATGAAAGGAAAAAGTGGACAACAGTAAGACCACTTCCAACCAAAAAACCCATCCCATCTCAATTCGAG ATTTGCATGCATGTGACAGCCGGCAAGAAGTGTCAGTACATTGGCAATTGCACGTTTGCTCACAGTGTGGAAGAAAGAGACCTTTGGACCTACatgaaggaaaacaaca TTCCAGATATGGATCAGCTTTATGAGCAGTGGCTGCAGTCTCAGAAGCCTGGCTGGGGTGACGAGACCTCCAGTAACTCTGTCAGGGAGAATGGCAAACAGATCCACATGCCAACAGACTATGCTGAAGAAGTG GCTGGCAATCACTGTTGGCTGTGTGGGAAAAACTGCAACAGTGAgaagcagtggcagcagcatatcacttcagaaaaacacaaagacagagttTTCAACTCTGAGGACGATCAGAACTGCTGGCAGTATCGGTTTCCCACGGGCACTTTCAAAGTTTGTGAGAG GTACCTCAAAGGCACATGCACAGAGGATGACTTGTGTAAGCTGGCACACGGGGAGCAGGAACTAAAAGAGTGGATGGAGCGCAGGGAATTCCTTTTGATGAAACTTGCCAAAGCCAGAAAAGACCATCTTATAGCACCAAATGACAATGACTTTGGAAAATACAGTTTTCTGCTTAAAGACATTATATAA
- the rmi2 gene encoding recQ-mediated genome instability protein 2, protein MNKTGNTAGGRERPPPVKVLSGQLRTAESRGTADSGDGFVIKLGRGRTLLVSLVWMQGTVMDVQLDRNIVLLMDETGTFAVQGVNNIPKGKPCLSQGKYVMVMGVIQAVSPEPVIRAVKMADLSELAALHRRMWKLEVEDLQQMLT, encoded by the exons ATGAACAAAACAGGCAACACAGCCGGAGGTAGGGAGCGCCCACCGCCGGTGAAAGTGCTGTCCGGTCAGCTGAGGACAGCAGAGAGCCGGGGGACCGCCGACAGCGGGGATGGGTTTGTGATCAAACTGGGCAGGGGTCGCACTCTGCTGGTGTCACTGGTGTGGATGCAGGGGACTGTAATGGATGTCCAGCTGGACAGAAACATCGTGCTGCTGATGGATGAGACGGGGACGTTTGCTGTTCAAGGTGTCAACAATATCCCCAAAGGAAAACCATGTTTGTCCCAAG GCAAATATGTCATGGTGATGGGTGTCATCCAGGCCGTCTCCCCGGAGCCAGTCATCCGAGCCGTGAAGATGGCAGACCTCTCCGAGCTCGCTGCACTTCACAGACGGATGTGGAAGCTGGAGGTGGAGGACCTGCAGCAGATGCTGACCTGA